A genomic segment from Bradysia coprophila strain Holo2 chromosome III, BU_Bcop_v1, whole genome shotgun sequence encodes:
- the LOC119079479 gene encoding uncharacterized protein LOC119079479, giving the protein MSTLSRVSSEKQATAREQPFNEFLFKILNSLDYAEFKKFSNFPQVLKETIKLIMGSDADLYTLKDRIRYDFETNLSNVDNWHRGLFSQVVLTTEFYWSDAAKRIFEYDYGIKECVVRLVLPTESRLLLEILRILKSGFTN; this is encoded by the exons ATGTCAACATTAAGTCGTGTGTCCTCTGAAAAACAGGCAACG GCGCGCGAACAGCCATTCAACGAATTCCTGTTCAAGATACTCAACAGTTTGGACTATgccgaatttaaaaaatttagcaACTTTCCACAAGTACTAAAAGAAACAATCAAGTTGATAATGGGTTCAGACGCTGATCTGTACACTTTAAAAGACCGGATTCGATATgactttgaaacaaatttgtcAAACGTAGATAACTGGCATCGTGGATTGTTCAGCCAGGTCGTATTAACGACGGAATTTTACTGGAGCGATGCTGCCAAACGGATATTCGAATATGATTACGGGATAAAGGAGTGTGTAGTGCGCTTGGTGTTACCAACGGAATCTAGACTACTACTAGAAATTTTGCGGATTTTGAAGAGTGGCTTCACGAA TTGA
- the LOC119079472 gene encoding uncharacterized protein LOC119079472, producing MKIEPQASVVDPHPVRCAEHSDVQLKTKIKVELVECDPNETYSSDVQIIELPPEEPIEISDDETQLLCDQLQVDRNDTKDLVVSQSTSSKKLSAASTSKGSLNIAVEPVQNNLSVDCQALSQQSFTHPLNWNFQIEERTMTESQHQ from the exons ATGAAAATAGAACCGCAAGCATCAGTGGTTGATCCACATCCGGTTCGATGTGCGGAACACTCAGATGTCCaactgaaaacgaaaattaaagttGAATTAGTCGAATGCGATCCCAACGAAACATATTCGAGTGATGTTCAGATCATCGAATTACCACCAGAAGAACCTATTGAAATTTCGGACGATGAGACACAACTATTATGTGACCAATTACAAGTAGACAGAAACGATACCAAGGACCTGGTCGTTTCGCAATCAACAAGTAGTAAGAAGTTGTCAGCAGCTAGCACCTCGAAAGG ATCACTGAATATCGCTGTGGAACCAGTGCAAAACAATCTGTCCGTCGATTGTCAGGCTTTATCGCAACAGAGCTTTACGCATCCTTTAAATTGGAACTTTCAAATCGAAGAACGCACAATGACTGAGTCGCAGCACCAGTG A